CTCATGCTCTACGCCCTCCTCGGGATTCCAGTCGTCGTCCTCGCCTTTTTCCTCCTCACGATGGGACCTATCGGCTGGTTTCTGGCCGCCTTCCTCGGCATCGCCGTCCTCGGTGCCGCGTCGGTGTTCGGGGAGGACGAGGAGCCGACGGGG
This window of the Haloplanus rubicundus genome carries:
- a CDS encoding zinc ribbon domain-containing protein — its product is MTRESELMLYALLGIPVVVLAFFLLTMGPIGWFLAAFLGIAVLGAASVFGEDEEPTGPERVNCPQCGSRTAAGGACDYCGEAL